CAGGCATTGTGTTCTCCAAGCTCGGCGGGCGATCGCCCATAGCTAGCAATCACCCCATGATACGGTTCTTAATGATCAATCTTAACGCTAGGGGCGATCGCTCTCTCAAGGGACTGTCGATAGTTAGCATATGGCTTCGGCTTATGGCGGATCTTGGCGTAGCCAGATCCGGTTACTGTACCCTGATGGAGCGATCGGATGAGCGATTCGATCAGGGTGCTTAGCCTTGACTCCGGCGCTGGGTGAGGATGAGTTCAGCGATCGCTAGGTCAACCGGGGTCGTGACCTTGAGGTTGGTGTCTTCGCCCATGACCACCTGCACCGATCGCCCGCATTGCTCAAAAAGAGCCGCATCATCGGTGACCTCCCAGCCGTTGCGCTGACCCTCAGCATGGCAAGCTTTCAGGTCATCCACGTGGAAACCTTGGGGCGTTTGGGCAGCCCAGAGCTGGCGGCGATCGGGTGTGTCGAGGATGAGCTGAGAGCCGGGGTCAACCACCTTGATCGTATCCTTGACCGGGATGGCAGCAATTAGCCCGGCATGGACTTGCAGGGCCTCTGCACAGCGATCAAACAGGTCAGGGGTGGCCAGGCAGCGGGCCCCATCGTGGATGAGAACGCGGTCGGCGATCGCCGGCAAGGCTTTGAGGCCGTTGTAGACCGACTCTTGGCGCGTGCTGCCGCCGGGGATGAAGTGGACGAGTTTAATGATGTCGAGCCGGGTGGCGATCGCCTTAAACTCTGGCCAATCATGGGGTTGACCAATA
The DNA window shown above is from Candidatus Obscuribacterales bacterium and carries:
- the ispD gene encoding 2-C-methyl-D-erythritol 4-phosphate cytidylyltransferase, whose product is MYLLIPAAGSGRRMGSDRNKLLLPLLGDPIFAWTLKAAVAARSIHWIGIIGQPHDWPEFKAIATRLDIIKLVHFIPGGSTRQESVYNGLKALPAIADRVLIHDGARCLATPDLFDRCAEALQVHAGLIAAIPVKDTIKVVDPGSQLILDTPDRRQLWAAQTPQGFHVDDLKACHAEGQRNGWEVTDDAALFEQCGRSVQVVMGEDTNLKVTTPVDLAIAELILTQRRSQG